The following nucleotide sequence is from Pseudonocardia abyssalis.
GTCCAGCATCCGGGTGGAGTCGGTGCTCCACGGGCACCCGGCCGTCGAGCGGGCCGCGGTGATCGGCCTGCCGCACGAGCACTGGGGCGAGGCCGTGACCGCGGTCGTCGTCCTGCGCCCGGGTCACGAGGCGGACGAGGCCGGCATCATCGCGCACTGCCGGGCCCGGCTCGGCGGACACGAGACGCCGAAGGCGGTGGTCGTCGCGGACGCGCTCCCGCAGACCGTCGGCGGGAAGATCCTCAAGTACAAGCTGCGGGTCGCGCACGCCGGGCTGTACGAGTCACCGCCCGGTTTCGGTTAGCCTCTCCTCACCATTGGCGTCGAGGAGAGGATGGCGATGCGCGTCGTCGCGTTCGGGTACATGACCTGGGGCCGCCGGACCATCGAGGCGGTGCTCGCCGCCGGGCACGAGGTGCCGTTGATCGTCACCCACCAGGACAGCGACAACGCCTACGAGAAGATCTTCAACGAGTCGGTCGCGGAGCTCGCCGCGGAGTACCGCATCCCGGTGCTGGTCCGGGACCGTGCCGTCGACGACGAGGTCAGGGCCGCGATCGCCGCGGCGGAGGCCGACGTCATGGTCGTGTCGAACTGGCGGACGTGGCTGCCGCCGGAGGTCTTCTCGATCCCGCGGCTGGGCACGCTCAACGTCCACGACGCCCTGCTGCCCGCCTACGCGGGCTTCGCGCCCCTGAACTGGGCGCTGATCAACGACGAGCCCGAGGTCGGGGTCACCGCGCACATGATGAACGACGAGTTCGACGCGGGCGACGTCGTGCTCCAGCGCTGCACCGCGATCTCCGACGACGACACCGTCGTCGAGCTGTTCGACCGGACGCTCGCGATGTTCGGTCCGATCACCGTCGACGCGCTGGAGCTGATCGCGTCGGGCCGCACCGACTGGGCGCCCCAGGACCGCCGCGCGGCCTCCTACTTCCACCGGCGCACCGAGGAGGAGAACCGGATCGACTTCGGCTGGTCGGCCCGGGAGCTGTTCAACCTGGTCCGGGCCCAGGTCGACCCGTACCCGAACGCCTACTGCTTCCACGGTGCGCGGCGGTTGCGGATCCTGCGCGCCTCCGTCACCCCGACGCCCTACGGCGGTACCCCCGGCCGGATCTTCATCCGCGACGGCCACGGGGTCGTCGTGGTGGCCGGCGCCGACGCGCGGCACGGCCGCAACCCCGGCCTGCGCATCGACCGCCTGCGCCTCGACGACGGCACCGAGCTCTCCGGCGTCGAGTACTTCACGCGCATGGGCGGCTACCTGACCTCGCACCCCGCCCCGGAGGCCTGACGCGCGGTCAGGACGACGCGCTCCACGCCTCCCACAGCCGGGAGTAGTGCCCGCCCGCCGCGACCAGCTCGTCGTGCGTGCCGTGCTCGACGACGCGGCCGTCGTGCATCACCACGACGACGTCGGCGGTGGCGGCCTGGGTGAGCCGGTGCGCGATCACGATGCCCGTGCGCCCGCGCAGCGCGGCGCGCGCGGACACCTCGAGGCGGCGTGCGCCCGCGCTGCCCGCCTCCGCGGTGGCCTCGTCGAGGATCGCGACCGGCGGGTCGGCGAGGACGAGCCGCGCCAGCGCGAGCTGCTGGGCCTCGACGACGGACAGCTCGTGCCCGCCCGCCCCGACGACGGTCCCCAGGCCGTCGGGCAGCAGGTCGACCCACCCGGTGGCGTCGACCGTCTCGAGGGCCGCGCGGATCTCCTCGTCGGTGGCGGTCGGGGCGGCGAGGCGCAGGTCGTCGGCGAGCGGCCCCGCGAAGACGTGCACCTCCTGGGTCACCAGCGCGATCGTGCGGCGCAGCAGGGTCTGTCCCTGGTCGGCCAGGCGCACCCCGCCGATGTGCACGGTGCCCCGCGTCGGCGGGCGGACCCCGGCGAGGATCGCCGCGAGCGTCGTCTTGCCCGCGCCGCTCGCCCCGACGAGCGCGACGTGCGCACCGTGGGCGACGTCGAGGTCGACGCCGTGCAGCACGTCGTGGCCCTCGACGTAGGAGTGCCCGACCGCGACGGCCTTCACCGCGCCGTCGGCCGCGCGCATCGGCGCTGCGGGCTCCGCGGGCGGCTCGACGTCGACGACGCCCACGAGCCGGGCCAGGCCCGCCGTGGCCGACTGCACCTTGTCGAGCAGGAAGAGCGCGGCGTTGATCGGGCCGAACAGGTTCGCGAAGTACAGCGCGGCGGCACTCGCCTCGCCGATCGTCGAGGTGCCGGAGCGGACCAGCAGGAACCCGGCGACCAACACCGACGTCAGCCCGATGAGCTCCGCGAGGTTGAGCCGTCCGAAGAACAGGGTGTGCAGGCGCAGCAGCCGGATCGCGACGTCGATGGAGGCGTCCACCCGGGCGCGGACCGCGTCGAGGTGCGTGGTCGCGAGCCGGAACGCGCGCACGGTGCGGGCGCCGCCGATGCTGTCGAGCAGCTGCTGCTGCTCGGTGCCGGCGACGGCGCGTTCCTCGGCGTAGATCGGCCCGGAGCTGCGCAGGTACCAGCGGGCCGTCAGCACCTGCACCGGGACGGCGAGCAGCGCGGCCGCGCCGAAGCGCCAGTCCAGCGCCGTCAGCCCGACCACCGTCAGCACGATGATCAGCGACGAGCGGGCGAAGTCGGGCAGGGCCGACCGGACCGCGTCGCTGATCACCGAGACGTCCTCGGTGACGCGCGAGGTGAGGTCGCCCGTGCCGCCCTGCTCGATGCGCGCGAGCGGCAGGCGCAGCGCGTGGTCGACGAACGCCTCGCGCAGCGTCGCGAGCACCTGCTCGCCGAGCCGTGCGACGAGCACGAACCCGAGCACCGCGAGCGCGCCCTGCAGGACGGCCACGGCGACCAGGGCCAGCACCGGTTCCATGACGGACCCGTCGCCCGACCCCGACTGCGCGGCCGCCGCGATGTCCACGATGCGGCCCAGCAGGGGGGCGGCGACCAGGCTGACGGCCGCGGCGCCGGCGAGGGTCAGCAGGGCGAAGCAGGCCAGCAGCCGGTGGGGGTGGATCAGGTCGACCACGGTCCGCCGCACGCGGGCGGGGGTGGCGACGGGGAGCAGCGCGCCCCCGCTCGCGGCCGTCACGACAGCACCGTCGCGCGGTAGTCGGCGTCGCCGCGCAGCAGCTCGGCGTGGGTGCCGGTCGCGGCGACCGCCCCGTCGCGGAGCACCACCACGGAGTCGGCGACGGCGAGCAGCGCAGGGCTGGTCGTCAGCAGCAGGGTCGTGTGCTGCGCCCGCAGGGTGCGCAGGCCGTCGGCGATGCGGGCCTCGGTGACGGTGTCGACCGCGGTGGTCGGGTCGTGCAGGACGAGGACGGGGGCGTGCGCGGCGAGCGCGCGGGCGAGTGCGACGCGCTGCCGCTGACCGCCCGAGAGCGACGACCCGCGCTCGGCGACGGCGGTGTCGTGGCCCGCGGGCAGTGCAGCGGCGACCTGGTCGGCGGCCGCTGCGGCGATCGCGCCGGCGGGGTCGCCGACGGCCACCGCGGTGAGGTTGTCGTGCAGGCTGCCGGTGAACAGGTCGGCGTCGTGGGTGGAGACGAGCACCGTGCCGCGCAGCTCGTGCGGGTCGATCTCGTCGAACGCGACGCCGTCGAGCAGGACCCTGCCTCCCCCCGGGTCGCGTTCGCGGCCCAACCAGGCCAGCAGGGCCGTCGCGGTCGGCGGGTCGGCGACCACGGCGACGATGCTCCCGGGCTCGGCGACGAGGTGGATGCCGGCTGTGGCGTCGGCGACGGCCGACACCCCGTCGAGTCGGAGCTCGCCGCGGACGGGGTTGGGCAGGGAGCCCTCGCCGGACCCGATCGAGTACGGCGCGCCGAGCACGTCCACGATGCGCGCCGCGGACGCGCGGCCGATGGCGAACACCGCCGCGAGGTCCCCGACGACCTGTACCGGGCCGGTCAGGAACTGCGCGAGCCCGACGGCGGAGACCAGCTCGCCGACGGAGATCGAGCCCCCCACGGCGAGGCCGCCCCCGACGAGTGCCACCAGCGCGAGGAACAGACCGTTGATCGACAGCACCGTGCCCTCGTACCCGCCCTGCGCGCGGGCGGTCGCCAGCGTGGCGCGCAGCGAGCCCCGGCTCACCCGTCGGTACCGCTCCAGCGCGTACTCCTCGGCGCCGATGCCCTTCAGCACGCGGACGCCCCGCACGAGGTCGGCGGCGACCCCGGACGCCCGCGCCGCCTCCTCCTGCTGGGCCGCGCTGCGCCTCTCCACGGGACGGCTCAGCAGCTGTGCGACGAACAGCAGCGGGGGGGTGCCGAGCAGGACCAGCAGGCCCAGCGGCACCGACATCGTCAGCAGCGCCGTGCCGGCGACCGCGACACCGGCCACCGCCGCGATGCCGACGGGCACCATGAACGCGGCGTCGGCCACGCGCCGGACGTCACCGGTCGCGATGCTGACCAGGCCACCGGGCAGGTGACCCGCCTCGGCGCCGCCGCGGGGCGCGAGGATGCGCCCGGCCAGGCGCATCCGCAGCTCGCGCTCGGCGCCGACCGCGGCCAGCAGCGACTGCCGCGCCCCGAACCGCCAGCTCAGCGACAGGGTCACGAACGTCGCGGCGAGCACCCCGAGCCACAGCAGCAGGCCGCCGACGTCGCCGGTGGCGACACCGCGGTCGATCACCACGCCGACCAGTACGGGCACCAGCGCCTCACCGCCCTGGTGGCCGGTGTGCAGGGCCGACGCCGCCGCGAGGTGGCGTCTCTGACGGCCGAGCGTGGTGCGCAGGACCGCGGTACCCGTGGACGTCACCGGTGGATCATGCCTAGGTAAGGCTGCCCTGTTCAAGTCGGATCTGGTGCTGGATGCCCGGGGGCGCTACGCTCCGGGCGGATAGTCAAACCTTTGATCGTTTCTCGGAGGAAGACATGGCCAAGCCGTTCGCCTCGTCCGCCGACACCGCACCCAAGGAGCAGACGCTGGAGGTGCTCGCCGACGGCGTCTACGCCCTCACCGCGGAGGGTGACCCCAACATCGGGGCGATCGAGGGCGAGGACTTCCTGGTCTGCTTCGAGGCGCTGGCCACGCCGGTCGCAGCGGCGAAGTGGCTCCGCAGGTTGCGCGAGCACACCGACAAGCCGGTCCGCTACCTGGTGTTGAGCCACTACCACGCGGTCCGCGTGCTCGGCGCCAGCGCCTTCGACGCCGAGGTGATCGTCGCGCACGAGAACACGCGCGCCCTGGTGGAGGAGCGCGGGAAGCAGGACTGGGCCAGCGAGTTCGCGCGGATGCCGCGCCTGGCCGACGGGGCCGACTCGGTGCCCGGCCTGACCTGGCCGACCCTGACGTTCTCCGACCGGCTCACCATCGACCTCGGCGGCGATCGCGGCGACCTGGTGCTGCAATACCACGGCCGCGGCCACACCGAGGGCGACATCACCGCGTGGCTGCCCCGGCACCG
It contains:
- a CDS encoding methionyl-tRNA formyltransferase, with protein sequence MRVVAFGYMTWGRRTIEAVLAAGHEVPLIVTHQDSDNAYEKIFNESVAELAAEYRIPVLVRDRAVDDEVRAAIAAAEADVMVVSNWRTWLPPEVFSIPRLGTLNVHDALLPAYAGFAPLNWALINDEPEVGVTAHMMNDEFDAGDVVLQRCTAISDDDTVVELFDRTLAMFGPITVDALELIASGRTDWAPQDRRAASYFHRRTEEENRIDFGWSARELFNLVRAQVDPYPNAYCFHGARRLRILRASVTPTPYGGTPGRIFIRDGHGVVVVAGADARHGRNPGLRIDRLRLDDGTELSGVEYFTRMGGYLTSHPAPEA
- a CDS encoding ABC transporter ATP-binding protein, whose translation is MTAASGGALLPVATPARVRRTVVDLIHPHRLLACFALLTLAGAAAVSLVAAPLLGRIVDIAAAAQSGSGDGSVMEPVLALVAVAVLQGALAVLGFVLVARLGEQVLATLREAFVDHALRLPLARIEQGGTGDLTSRVTEDVSVISDAVRSALPDFARSSLIIVLTVVGLTALDWRFGAAALLAVPVQVLTARWYLRSSGPIYAEERAVAGTEQQQLLDSIGGARTVRAFRLATTHLDAVRARVDASIDVAIRLLRLHTLFFGRLNLAELIGLTSVLVAGFLLVRSGTSTIGEASAAALYFANLFGPINAALFLLDKVQSATAGLARLVGVVDVEPPAEPAAPMRAADGAVKAVAVGHSYVEGHDVLHGVDLDVAHGAHVALVGASGAGKTTLAAILAGVRPPTRGTVHIGGVRLADQGQTLLRRTIALVTQEVHVFAGPLADDLRLAAPTATDEEIRAALETVDATGWVDLLPDGLGTVVGAGGHELSVVEAQQLALARLVLADPPVAILDEATAEAGSAGARRLEVSARAALRGRTGIVIAHRLTQAATADVVVVMHDGRVVEHGTHDELVAAGGHYSRLWEAWSASS
- a CDS encoding ABC transporter transmembrane domain-containing protein, with amino-acid sequence MTSTGTAVLRTTLGRQRRHLAAASALHTGHQGGEALVPVLVGVVIDRGVATGDVGGLLLWLGVLAATFVTLSLSWRFGARQSLLAAVGAERELRMRLAGRILAPRGGAEAGHLPGGLVSIATGDVRRVADAAFMVPVGIAAVAGVAVAGTALLTMSVPLGLLVLLGTPPLLFVAQLLSRPVERRSAAQQEEAARASGVAADLVRGVRVLKGIGAEEYALERYRRVSRGSLRATLATARAQGGYEGTVLSINGLFLALVALVGGGLAVGGSISVGELVSAVGLAQFLTGPVQVVGDLAAVFAIGRASAARIVDVLGAPYSIGSGEGSLPNPVRGELRLDGVSAVADATAGIHLVAEPGSIVAVVADPPTATALLAWLGRERDPGGGRVLLDGVAFDEIDPHELRGTVLVSTHDADLFTGSLHDNLTAVAVGDPAGAIAAAAADQVAAALPAGHDTAVAERGSSLSGGQRQRVALARALAAHAPVLVLHDPTTAVDTVTEARIADGLRTLRAQHTTLLLTTSPALLAVADSVVVLRDGAVAATGTHAELLRGDADYRATVLS
- a CDS encoding MBL fold metallo-hydrolase, with the translated sequence MAKPFASSADTAPKEQTLEVLADGVYALTAEGDPNIGAIEGEDFLVCFEALATPVAAAKWLRRLREHTDKPVRYLVLSHYHAVRVLGASAFDAEVIVAHENTRALVEERGKQDWASEFARMPRLADGADSVPGLTWPTLTFSDRLTIDLGGDRGDLVLQYHGRGHTEGDITAWLPRHRILFAGDLVEAEAALYTGDAFHREWTSTTLDRVAALGAEQLVGGRGDVSRGRGEVDAAIAKTRGFLDVMLREVGAVQGRGGTLKEAFEATHAALVDDFGSWPIFEHCLPFDVSRVWDELAGVERPVIWTAERDQEVWAQLQS